The Elaeis guineensis isolate ETL-2024a chromosome 14, EG11, whole genome shotgun sequence genome has a segment encoding these proteins:
- the LOC105056898 gene encoding uncharacterized protein, producing the protein MHSAMEQKRYWMWSRRKLGEMALSSQIPLISVGSSYSKSWEEQAFAEDSAGHLGGCIWPPRSYSCSFCRREFRSAQALGGHMNVHRRDRARLKQSSSPASEPLENSQHHPLTPCMPPIGPQYPPQVGSLVYSSNPKPNPNCGVGESPVSPKVSAASTQENLSEQTLNISPSYSACIVRGNLKESLFSTNGPPKNSLTVGLFTIPELKLGRESLRLRELGFRARRDPDEEDEAISRKKRRTDPTSPLSVKPSSGDPQQVQSEVLKFSPRPVEELDLELRLGDPPVVK; encoded by the coding sequence ATGCACAGTGCCATGGAGCAAAAGAGGTATTGGATGTGGAGTAGAAGGAAACTGGGTGAGATGGCTCTCAGCTCCCAGATCCCTCTAATCTCCGTAGGCTCCTCCTACAGCAAGTCGTGGGAAGAACAAGCCTTCGCAGAAGACTCAGCAGGCCACTTAGGTGGGTGCATATGGCCTCCAAGATCCTATTCATGCAGCTTTTGTAGACGGGAATTCCGATCTGCTCAAGCTTTGGGTGGTCACATGAACGTGCACCGGAGGGATCGAGCAAGGCTTAAACAATCTTCGAGCCCTGCCAGTGAACCCCTTGAAAATAGTCAGCATCATCCTCTTACTCCTTGTATGCCACCGATAGGCCCCCAATATCCACCCCAGGTTGGATCTCTGGTATACAGCTCTAACCCTAAACCTAACCCTAATTGTGGTGTTGGAGAATCACCTGTCTCTCCTAAGGTTTCAGCAGCTTCCACCCAAGAAAATTTGAGCGAGCAAACCTTAAATATTTCTCCTTCTTATTCTGCATGTATTGTTCGAGGTAACCTGAAGGAATCCCTCTTCTCTACCAACGGACCCCCCAAAAATTCATTAACTGTCGGACTATTTACTATCCCAGAATTAAAGCTTGGACGAGAAAGTTTGAGGTTAAGAGAATTAGGTTTTCGGGCACGAAGAGATCCGGATGAGGAGGATGAGGCCATCAGCAGAAAGAAACGGAGGACTGATCCGACTTCTCCCTTATCTGTGAAACCATCTTCAGGTGACCCGCAACAAGTCCAATCCGAGGTACTGAAATTTAGCCCCAGACCTGTTGAAGAATTAGATCTCGAGCTTAGGCTCGGAGATCCCCCTGTAGTTAAGTAA